ACGCAGAGATGCCGAAGCTGGCAATCGTCGAGCGCCGCCGCGCGGACGACGGCTTCGTGAAGTACCTCTTCGACTCGCCGCTGGGCGGACGTATCGAAGCGGTCCGCATCCCCATCTTCGATGAGAAGTACGTCATCTGCGTCTCCAGCCAGGTGGGCTGTGCGCTGGCGTGTGACTTCTGCATGACGGGGAAGTTGGGCTTCAAAAGGAACCTCCAGACCTGGGAGATATTGGACCAGGTGCTCCAGGTCCGGGAGGAAGCGGACCGGCCGGTGCGCGGCGTCGTCTTCATGGGGATGGGGGAGCCGCTGCTCAACTACAAGGAGACGCTGCGGGCCGCGGACATCCTGCGGCACCCGGCGGGGTTCTCCATCGCGGGCGAGGCGATTACCTTCTCCACGGCGGGCCATGTGCCGGCGATCCGCCGCTACGTGCGCGAAGGGCATCCGTACCGGCTGGCCTTCTCCGTGACGAGCGCCATCGCGGAGAAGCGAGCGAAGGTGCTGCCGATTGAGAAGACGCACCCGCTGCCGGAGCTCATCGCCGCCATCCGCGAATACAGCGAGGTGCGGCGCGAGCGGGCGATGATCGCCTATGTCGCCATCAGCGGCTTCAACATGGGCCGCGAGGACGCCGAGGCGCTGAAGGCCGCCTTCGAGGGCATCCGCATCAAGGTGGACCTCATCGACGTGACGGACCCGACTGGGAAGTACCTGCCGCCCACGCCCGAGGAGCTGAGCGCGTTCCGCGACCACCTCCAGATTCTCAAGTCGCCGGTGGCGCGTCGGTACTCCGGTGGCAAGGAGATTGGCGCGGCGTGTGGCACGCTGGCGGCCACGCAGTATGGCGGCACGGTGATGCCGCGGCCCGCCGAGGCGCCTCCGTCCACGACGCCATGACGCGGGCCCCGCGTGGGCCCCGGGGATGTTCACCGCTGGCGGGGCCAGGGCGGAAGCACCTTTCGCGTTGGCGGCTTCCGACTTAAATCCGACGGGGCACGACTCGCCGGAGGTCGCACGCTCGGATGGTGGAATTCATCGACCAGCTCATCTCGGCCCTGGGGCCCCTGGGTCTGCTCGTGCTGGGGCTGGCGGCGATGCTGGAGTACGTCGTGCCGCCCTTTCCCGGAGACACCATCACCCTGCTGGGGGGCGTGTACGCGGTGCGTGGTTCGCAGCCGTGGATGCTCGTCTTCCTGGTGGTGACGGTGGGCAGCGTGGTGGGCGCGGCCATCAACTACGCGGTGGGGCACTGGCTGGCGAAGCGCTTCGACGCCCACCCCGAGCGCAGCTTCTTGGGCATCACCCATGCGCGGCTGGAACAGGTTCAAGCGCGCATGCGCGTGAATGGGCCGTGGTTGCTGCTGGTGAATCGTTTCCTGCCGGGCATCCGGGGCCTCATCTTCGTCGCCGCGGGCGCCTCTCGCATGCCGCGCTTCAACGCGCTGGCGCTGGGCGCGGTGTCCGCCATGGCACATACCGGGCTGGTGCTGGGGCTGGGCGCGGCGGTGGGCGGCAATCTGGAGCGGCTGACGGCGCTCGTCACCCGGTACCAGTACGCGGTGGTGGGACTGGTCGTCATTGGCGCCATTGGCGTGGGCATCCGGATGTTGGCTCGGCGCCGTGCCCCCGCGCCGGGGCCTTGAGTTCGTCTCAGGACGGCGCCTTGGCG
This genomic stretch from Myxococcus virescens harbors:
- a CDS encoding radical SAM protein codes for the protein MNLKSLSLQELEAALAPLSPSPAAVRKVFAAVFAHGAQSVEEVASARQVPRRVGDHLRAHAEMPKLAIVERRRADDGFVKYLFDSPLGGRIEAVRIPIFDEKYVICVSSQVGCALACDFCMTGKLGFKRNLQTWEILDQVLQVREEADRPVRGVVFMGMGEPLLNYKETLRAADILRHPAGFSIAGEAITFSTAGHVPAIRRYVREGHPYRLAFSVTSAIAEKRAKVLPIEKTHPLPELIAAIREYSEVRRERAMIAYVAISGFNMGREDAEALKAAFEGIRIKVDLIDVTDPTGKYLPPTPEELSAFRDHLQILKSPVARRYSGGKEIGAACGTLAATQYGGTVMPRPAEAPPSTTP
- a CDS encoding DedA family protein codes for the protein MVEFIDQLISALGPLGLLVLGLAAMLEYVVPPFPGDTITLLGGVYAVRGSQPWMLVFLVVTVGSVVGAAINYAVGHWLAKRFDAHPERSFLGITHARLEQVQARMRVNGPWLLLVNRFLPGIRGLIFVAAGASRMPRFNALALGAVSAMAHTGLVLGLGAAVGGNLERLTALVTRYQYAVVGLVVIGAIGVGIRMLARRRAPAPGP